One window of the Thermococcus sp. P6 genome contains the following:
- a CDS encoding glycosyltransferase family 4 protein yields the protein MRVAMIVTNPFKPDPRVYKEARSLVKHGHEVYVIAWDREGKYPREEELDGIKVIRIRISSRYRDFLDFLLKVPLFYLKVLGILLREDFDVVHTHDFDTALLGLLIKKLKGTKWVYDIHDLYESLVEQENPRMAKIIQKLENGIINMPDHAIVVNDAFIKLIREKGRSKPISVVMNTISPIEIESKKSNKFTIFYGGVLSAGRFITEMIEIAKELGIRLKIAGFGKLESEIKKQCRENCLFLGYLPHRKALEELSKSHATFAIYSPKLLNNRLATPNKLFEAMCLKVPTIVLKEAVMGNIVEEYRCGVTVEYNKEDVKEKVIYLMENPKLIKKMGHNGRKGVLKEYNWENMERKLVKLYGGLK from the coding sequence ATGAGGGTGGCAATGATCGTAACGAACCCGTTCAAGCCCGATCCGAGGGTTTACAAAGAAGCCAGAAGTCTTGTTAAACACGGCCATGAGGTCTACGTTATCGCCTGGGACCGGGAGGGAAAATACCCAAGGGAAGAGGAGTTAGACGGAATAAAAGTGATCAGGATCCGCATCAGCTCCAGATACAGAGATTTTCTGGATTTTCTGCTTAAGGTACCCCTGTTCTATCTCAAAGTGCTCGGAATCCTTTTAAGGGAAGATTTTGATGTTGTACATACTCATGATTTTGACACGGCATTGTTAGGTCTTTTAATAAAGAAACTCAAGGGCACCAAATGGGTTTATGATATCCACGACCTTTATGAGAGTTTAGTCGAACAGGAAAACCCAAGGATGGCTAAAATTATCCAAAAGCTCGAAAATGGGATCATCAACATGCCGGATCATGCAATTGTTGTCAATGACGCATTCATAAAGCTCATAAGAGAAAAGGGAAGATCCAAACCGATTTCGGTTGTTATGAACACGATATCACCAATAGAAATAGAAAGCAAAAAATCCAACAAGTTCACAATTTTTTACGGCGGCGTCTTATCTGCCGGGAGGTTTATCACTGAAATGATCGAAATTGCAAAAGAACTGGGGATACGCCTCAAGATTGCAGGATTTGGAAAATTAGAGAGTGAAATAAAAAAGCAGTGCCGGGAGAATTGTTTGTTCCTTGGATACCTCCCACACAGAAAAGCACTTGAAGAGTTGTCCAAATCACATGCAACCTTTGCCATCTATAGCCCCAAACTACTTAACAATCGCCTTGCAACACCAAACAAACTGTTTGAAGCTATGTGCCTGAAAGTTCCGACAATTGTATTAAAAGAGGCCGTTATGGGTAACATAGTGGAGGAATACCGGTGTGGAGTCACAGTTGAATACAACAAAGAGGACGTCAAAGAGAAGGTAATTTACCTCATGGAAAATCCAAAGTTGATTAAAAAGATGGGTCATAACGGAAGAAAGGGAGTTTTAAAAGAATATAACTGGGAGAACATGGAAAGGAAACTTGTAAAATTATACGGGGGATTAAAATGA
- the wecB gene encoding non-hydrolyzing UDP-N-acetylglucosamine 2-epimerase: MKVVTVVGARPQFIKMAPVSREFRKIGIEEVVIHTGQHYDYEMNKIFFEQLNIPEPDYNLGVGSGTHGYQTGEMLKRIEEVLLKEKPDLVLVYGDTNSTLAGALAGVKLHIKVAHVEAGLRSFDRRMPEEVNRVLTDHVSDYLFAPTETAVKNLYNEGIREEVYLTGDVMLDALLYNVRIAERKLKILDELGLKPKKYYLATVHRAENTDNRRNLENIINAFIKSNDLIVFPAHPRTMKALKNYGLYEKLESAGNVLLIKPVGYLDMLMLEKNARKILTDSGGVQKEAYFLRVPCITLREKTEWVETVEDGWNVLVGADEEKILNAIKEFEPDGGTYTHKFGDGKASEKIAKILNGGV, encoded by the coding sequence ATGAAGGTTGTCACGGTTGTTGGTGCTCGGCCTCAGTTCATTAAAATGGCTCCAGTCTCAAGAGAGTTCAGAAAAATTGGAATAGAGGAGGTTGTGATTCACACGGGCCAGCATTACGATTATGAAATGAACAAGATATTCTTCGAACAGTTAAACATTCCAGAACCGGATTACAATCTTGGAGTCGGTTCCGGAACTCACGGTTACCAGACAGGAGAAATGCTTAAGAGGATTGAAGAAGTCCTGCTCAAAGAAAAACCTGACTTGGTTCTGGTTTATGGTGACACCAACTCAACGCTGGCCGGTGCTCTGGCTGGAGTAAAACTCCACATTAAGGTCGCTCACGTTGAAGCCGGTTTGAGGAGCTTCGACAGGAGAATGCCCGAGGAAGTCAACCGGGTTTTGACGGACCACGTTAGCGATTACCTCTTCGCTCCCACGGAAACCGCAGTAAAGAACCTGTACAACGAGGGGATACGGGAGGAAGTTTACCTGACGGGGGATGTCATGCTGGATGCGTTGCTTTACAACGTTAGAATCGCCGAGAGGAAATTGAAAATATTAGACGAATTAGGGTTAAAACCAAAGAAATATTACCTTGCGACCGTTCACCGGGCTGAAAACACGGACAATAGAAGAAATTTGGAGAACATAATAAACGCATTCATTAAATCTAACGATTTAATAGTCTTTCCAGCCCATCCGAGGACCATGAAGGCTCTGAAGAATTATGGTTTGTATGAGAAGCTTGAGAGTGCTGGGAACGTGCTTTTGATTAAGCCTGTTGGATATCTGGACATGCTCATGCTTGAGAAGAATGCAAGGAAGATTTTAACGGATTCCGGTGGCGTGCAGAAAGAAGCCTACTTTTTGAGGGTTCCCTGCATTACTTTAAGGGAGAAGACGGAATGGGTGGAGACGGTTGAGGATGGGTGGAACGTTCTGGTCGGGGCTGATGAGGAGAAGATACTTAATGCAATTAAGGAATTCGAGCCGGATGGTGGAACCTACACTCACAAGTTCGGAGACGGAAAAGCAAGTGAAAAAATCGCGAAGATTTTGAATGGTGGTGTTTAA
- a CDS encoding glycosyltransferase family 4 protein, producing MKFKDKTLLILTNSYPDEDNTYYGGIFVKEQVEYLKDYFKEVYIISPQPYGGRRGLRDYEYDNVRAYYPRFFHLPVEYFRRRLGDNFFKAALKVINREGLTFDLVHAHFTWPSGYAGVKLGERFNVPVVITIHENRDWLLREYNSKNRKIHWTWENADALIRVNKRDITLLKEFNPNVFFVPNGFSPERLKTIKKESARESLGLPKDNKILFSLGVLIERKGFNYLIQAMSEVLKQRKDVLCFIGGSGPLKGKLQKQINELGLQNHVKLLGFVPDDELYLWMNSADVFVLPSSSEGNPTVMFEALGVGLPFVGTTVGGVPEIITSEDYGLLCPPRDSKCLAEKILIALEKDWDRGKIRKYAEKFTWENIVDQILKIYAKIIG from the coding sequence ATGAAGTTCAAAGATAAAACCCTCCTGATACTCACAAACTCGTATCCGGACGAGGATAATACATATTACGGTGGGATATTTGTAAAAGAGCAGGTAGAATATTTAAAGGATTATTTTAAAGAGGTTTATATTATCTCCCCCCAGCCTTACGGAGGGAGAAGAGGACTTCGAGACTACGAGTATGACAACGTCCGCGCGTATTACCCGAGGTTCTTTCACTTACCGGTGGAGTACTTTAGAAGACGGTTGGGTGATAATTTCTTCAAGGCTGCTCTGAAGGTTATCAATCGGGAGGGACTTACGTTTGATCTTGTTCATGCTCATTTTACGTGGCCAAGCGGGTATGCTGGGGTAAAACTTGGGGAGAGGTTTAACGTTCCAGTAGTAATAACAATTCATGAAAATAGGGACTGGCTCTTAAGAGAGTATAACTCAAAAAATCGAAAAATTCATTGGACATGGGAGAATGCTGACGCGTTAATAAGGGTTAACAAAAGGGATATTACTCTTTTAAAGGAGTTTAATCCAAACGTGTTTTTTGTTCCCAATGGGTTTAGTCCAGAGAGACTCAAGACAATTAAAAAAGAAAGTGCAAGAGAATCTTTGGGATTGCCTAAAGACAATAAAATTCTGTTCAGTTTGGGGGTATTAATAGAACGTAAGGGTTTCAACTATTTAATCCAAGCAATGTCGGAAGTCCTAAAGCAAAGGAAGGATGTCCTGTGCTTTATAGGTGGAAGCGGGCCTTTGAAAGGCAAACTTCAGAAGCAGATTAACGAACTTGGTCTTCAAAACCACGTCAAACTTCTCGGATTCGTTCCCGATGATGAGCTATACCTCTGGATGAATTCTGCTGACGTTTTCGTTCTTCCAAGCTCGAGTGAGGGTAACCCCACGGTGATGTTCGAAGCCCTTGGTGTGGGCTTACCGTTCGTCGGAACTACCGTTGGTGGGGTTCCCGAGATCATAACTTCCGAGGATTATGGCCTGCTCTGTCCTCCAAGGGATTCAAAATGTTTAGCAGAAAAGATTTTAATTGCTTTAGAAAAAGACTGGGACAGGGGGAAGATAAGAAAATACGCGGAAAAATTCACATGGGAGAACATTGTTGACCAAATTTTAAAAATATATGCAAAAATCATTGGGTGA